Proteins encoded by one window of Streptomyces clavuligerus:
- a CDS encoding isochorismatase family protein yields MHRALIVVDVQNDFCEGGSLAVAGGAEVAAAITELIGQAVPSGYRRIVATRDCHIDPGDHFSDTPDYEKSWPAHCVAGTEGVGFHPNFAPAVASGAIDEVFDKGAHAAAYSGFEGASQSGRTLAEWLREQEVTEVDVVGIATDHCVRATALDAVREGFTTRVLLDLTAGVSKERTGRVLEELRAAGVELTGEPVV; encoded by the coding sequence ATGCACCGCGCCTTGATCGTCGTCGACGTTCAGAACGACTTCTGCGAGGGCGGCAGCCTCGCGGTGGCGGGGGGTGCCGAGGTCGCCGCCGCCATCACCGAGCTGATCGGCCAGGCCGTGCCCTCGGGCTACCGCCGGATCGTCGCCACCCGGGACTGCCACATCGACCCGGGCGACCACTTCTCGGACACGCCCGACTACGAGAAGAGCTGGCCCGCGCATTGCGTGGCGGGCACGGAGGGCGTGGGCTTCCACCCGAACTTCGCCCCCGCGGTGGCCTCCGGCGCGATCGACGAGGTCTTCGACAAGGGGGCCCACGCCGCCGCCTACAGCGGCTTCGAGGGCGCCAGCCAGAGCGGCCGGACGCTCGCGGAGTGGCTGCGCGAGCAGGAGGTGACCGAGGTCGACGTGGTCGGCATCGCCACCGACCACTGTGTGCGGGCGACGGCCCTGGACGCGGTCCGGGAGGGCTTCACCACCCGGGTGCTGCTGGATCTGACGGCGGGCGTGTCGAAGGAGCGCACCGGGCGGGTCCTGGAGGAGCTGCGGGCGGCCGGGGTCGAGCTGACCGGTGAGCCGGTGGTCTGA
- a CDS encoding nicotinate phosphoribosyltransferase, with protein MNTADLGLPVDVPSTALFTDQYEFTMVQAALRGGTAERRSVFEVFTRRLPEGRRYGVVAGTGRLLDAVENFRFDAGVLGFLRERRIVDEPTLAWLSSYRFSGDIWGYPEGEVYFPGSPLLRVEGSFAECVLLETVILSILNHDSAIAAAASRMSSAAGGRRLIEMGARRTHELAAVASARAAYVGGFDSTSDLAAGFRYSIPTVGTSAHAFTLLHDSERDAFRAQVDSLGRGTTLLVDTYDVAEAVRTAVGIAGPGLGAVRIDSGDLLLVAHRVRQQLDELGARDTRITVTSDLDEYAIASLAAAPVDAYGVGTQLVTGSGHPTCSMVYKLVARATSASGPLVPVAKKSLGAKTSLGGRKWAARRADAEGVAEAEVVGTGPVPEVLVARQLLVPLVQGGEIVAREPLDAARDRHIAARAALPLSATQLSRGEPVLPTEYV; from the coding sequence GTGAACACCGCTGACCTGGGGCTGCCGGTGGACGTCCCCTCGACGGCCCTCTTCACCGACCAGTACGAGTTCACCATGGTCCAGGCGGCCCTGCGCGGGGGCACCGCGGAGCGCCGCTCGGTGTTCGAGGTGTTCACCCGCCGCCTCCCCGAGGGCCGCCGCTACGGGGTCGTCGCGGGCACCGGGCGGCTGCTGGACGCCGTGGAGAACTTCCGCTTCGACGCCGGGGTGCTCGGCTTCCTGCGCGAGCGGCGGATCGTGGACGAGCCCACGCTGGCCTGGCTGTCCTCGTACCGCTTCAGCGGGGACATCTGGGGCTACCCGGAGGGCGAGGTCTACTTCCCCGGCTCGCCGCTGCTGCGCGTGGAGGGCTCCTTCGCCGAGTGCGTGCTGCTGGAGACCGTGATCCTGTCGATCCTCAACCACGACTCCGCGATCGCCGCCGCGGCCTCCCGGATGTCCTCGGCCGCGGGCGGCCGGCGGCTGATCGAGATGGGCGCCCGGCGCACCCACGAACTGGCGGCGGTGGCCTCGGCGCGCGCCGCGTACGTCGGCGGCTTCGACTCGACCTCCGATCTCGCGGCCGGGTTCCGCTACTCCATCCCGACCGTGGGCACCAGCGCGCACGCCTTCACCCTGCTGCACGACAGCGAGCGGGACGCCTTCCGGGCGCAGGTCGACTCGCTGGGGCGGGGCACCACCCTGCTCGTCGACACCTATGACGTGGCGGAGGCCGTCCGGACCGCCGTCGGGATCGCGGGGCCCGGCCTCGGCGCCGTCCGGATCGACTCCGGCGATCTGCTGCTCGTCGCCCACCGGGTGCGGCAGCAGCTCGACGAGCTGGGCGCCCGGGACACCCGGATCACGGTCACGTCCGACCTGGACGAGTACGCGATCGCCTCGCTGGCCGCCGCGCCGGTGGACGCGTACGGGGTCGGCACCCAGCTCGTCACCGGCAGCGGCCACCCCACCTGTTCCATGGTGTACAAGCTGGTCGCCCGCGCCACCTCGGCCTCGGGCCCGCTGGTGCCGGTGGCGAAGAAGTCGCTGGGCGCGAAGACCTCCCTGGGCGGCCGGAAGTGGGCCGCCCGGCGCGCCGACGCCGAGGGGGTCGCCGAGGCGGAGGTCGTGGGGACCGGGCCGGTACCGGAGGTCCTGGTGGCCCGGCAGCTCCTGGTGCCGCTGGTCCAGGGCGGGGAGATCGTCGCCAGGGAGCCGCTGGACGCGGCCCGGGACCGGCACATCGCGGCCCGGGCGGCACTGCCGCTGTCGGCCACCCAGCTCTCCCGGGGCGAGCCGGTACTGCCGACGGAGTACGTATAG
- the clpS gene encoding ATP-dependent Clp protease adapter ClpS, protein MDQVSVAPTEIERPAPAEETFAVPEPDVPWVTLVHNDPVNLMSYVTYVFQAYFGYSKDKARKLMLDVHNKGRAVVSSGSREEMERDVQAMHGYGLWATLSQDRG, encoded by the coding sequence ATGGATCAGGTGAGTGTTGCTCCCACCGAGATCGAACGCCCAGCACCGGCGGAGGAGACCTTCGCCGTGCCCGAGCCGGACGTGCCGTGGGTGACGCTCGTCCACAACGACCCGGTCAATCTGATGAGCTATGTGACCTACGTCTTCCAGGCGTACTTCGGTTACTCCAAGGACAAGGCGCGCAAGCTGATGCTCGACGTGCACAACAAGGGGCGCGCGGTGGTCTCCAGCGGCAGCCGTGAGGAGATGGAGCGCGACGTGCAGGCGATGCACGGCTATGGGCTCTGGGCGACCCTCTCCCAGGACCGCGGCTGA
- a CDS encoding DUF2017 domain-containing protein, with protein MPGHFEPVPGGGAAVALDDVEVSILRSLAVQLLELIGPGDTPVEGEDPLAALFAEGPSEPPSDPALARLFPDAYAGPGADGSGSGTQEASAEFRRFTENDLRTHKREDALAVVRTLDSLAPAAEGGAVLKLSPEDCVRWLRALNDLRLTIGTRLEVTDEDESSALYRLPDSDPRKPMVMAYLWLGVLQETLVETLLP; from the coding sequence ATGCCGGGACACTTCGAGCCGGTTCCCGGCGGTGGCGCCGCGGTGGCGCTGGACGATGTCGAGGTCTCCATCCTGCGCTCGCTCGCCGTGCAGCTCCTGGAGCTGATCGGGCCGGGGGACACCCCCGTCGAGGGCGAGGACCCGCTGGCGGCGCTGTTCGCCGAGGGCCCGAGCGAGCCCCCGTCCGACCCGGCGCTGGCCCGGCTCTTCCCCGACGCGTACGCGGGTCCGGGGGCGGACGGGTCCGGCAGCGGGACACAGGAGGCGTCCGCCGAGTTCCGCCGCTTCACCGAGAACGATCTGCGCACCCACAAGCGCGAGGACGCGCTCGCGGTGGTGCGGACGCTGGACTCCCTCGCCCCGGCCGCCGAGGGCGGGGCGGTCCTGAAGCTCTCCCCCGAGGACTGCGTGCGCTGGCTGCGGGCGCTCAACGACCTCCGGCTGACCATCGGCACCCGGCTTGAGGTCACCGACGAGGACGAGTCCAGCGCCCTCTACCGGCTGCCGGACTCCGATCCGCGCAAGCCGATGGTGATGGCCTACCTCTGGCTGGGCGTCCTCCAGGAGACGCTGGTCGAGACGCTGCTGCCCTGA
- a CDS encoding amino acid permease, which yields MTSVQVGKEDGHDGKGVAGPDGSPPPEAAAQGENQGYHRALNARQIQMIAIGGAIGTGLFLGAGKGISKAGPSLILAYAVAGVVIFFIMRALGELLMYRPVAGSFSDYAREFVSPFAGFVTGWTYWLFWVVTGMTEVTAAASYMTYWWDIPQWISALAFTIILYGANLISVKLFGELEFWFSMVKVTAIIGMILICAGILTIGFSDAGDTASVTLLWDDGGFFPKGIGGTLMTLQIVMFAFLAVELVGVTAGESKDPEKNLPKAINTVPVRIAIFYIGALIMILSVVSWTKFQPGVSPFVAAFDEMGLQVGAAIVNFVVLTAALSSCNSGMYSTGRMLRDLALNGQGPGIFTRLTRNGTPLLGTTFSAGLMLIGVWINYQWPGEAFNKIVSFATISGMWAWIMILVCQIRYRAKADRGELPHSTFKAPGAPWTSWFALAFIGMVIVLMGIDKDARISLYVAPVWALLLGVAYLVLKRRNPQGDAFSKKD from the coding sequence ATGACCTCAGTGCAGGTCGGCAAGGAAGACGGGCACGACGGCAAGGGTGTCGCGGGACCCGACGGGTCCCCACCGCCCGAGGCCGCGGCCCAGGGCGAGAACCAGGGCTACCACCGGGCGCTGAACGCCCGGCAGATACAGATGATCGCCATCGGCGGCGCGATCGGCACCGGACTCTTCCTCGGTGCGGGCAAGGGCATCTCCAAGGCGGGCCCCAGTCTGATCCTCGCCTACGCCGTGGCGGGCGTGGTCATCTTCTTCATCATGCGCGCGCTCGGCGAGCTGCTGATGTACCGCCCGGTCGCGGGCTCGTTCTCCGACTACGCGCGGGAGTTCGTCAGCCCCTTCGCGGGCTTCGTCACCGGCTGGACCTACTGGCTCTTCTGGGTGGTCACCGGAATGACCGAGGTCACCGCGGCGGCCAGTTATATGACCTACTGGTGGGACATTCCCCAGTGGATCTCCGCGCTCGCCTTCACGATCATTCTCTACGGCGCCAACCTGATCTCCGTGAAGCTCTTCGGCGAGCTGGAGTTCTGGTTCTCGATGGTCAAGGTCACCGCGATCATCGGCATGATCCTCATCTGTGCGGGCATTCTGACGATCGGCTTCTCCGACGCCGGGGACACCGCGTCCGTCACCCTTCTCTGGGACGACGGCGGATTCTTCCCCAAGGGCATCGGCGGCACCCTGATGACCCTCCAGATCGTGATGTTCGCCTTCCTCGCCGTCGAGCTGGTCGGCGTCACCGCCGGTGAGTCCAAGGACCCCGAGAAGAACCTGCCGAAGGCGATCAACACCGTCCCGGTCCGTATCGCGATCTTCTACATCGGCGCCCTGATCATGATCCTGTCGGTGGTCTCCTGGACCAAGTTCCAGCCCGGGGTCTCGCCGTTCGTCGCCGCCTTCGACGAGATGGGGCTCCAGGTCGGCGCCGCCATCGTCAACTTCGTCGTGCTGACCGCCGCGCTCTCCTCCTGCAACTCCGGCATGTACTCCACCGGCCGGATGCTGCGCGACCTCGCGCTCAACGGACAGGGCCCGGGGATCTTCACCCGGCTCACCAGGAACGGCACCCCGCTGCTGGGCACCACGTTCTCCGCCGGTCTGATGCTGATCGGTGTCTGGATCAACTACCAGTGGCCCGGCGAGGCGTTCAACAAGATCGTCTCCTTCGCCACCATCTCCGGCATGTGGGCCTGGATCATGATCCTGGTCTGCCAGATCCGCTACCGCGCCAAGGCCGACCGCGGTGAGCTGCCGCACTCCACGTTCAAGGCGCCCGGCGCCCCCTGGACGAGCTGGTTCGCGCTCGCCTTCATCGGCATGGTGATCGTGCTCATGGGCATCGACAAGGACGCCCGGATCTCGCTCTATGTGGCCCCGGTCTGGGCCCTGCTGCTCGGCGTCGCCTATCTGGTGCTCAAGCGGCGCAACCCCCAGGGGGACGCCTTCAGCAAGAAGGACTGA
- a CDS encoding Mov34/MPN/PAD-1 family protein, translating to MLTLTKALFDQIVAHSRADHPDEACGVVAGPAGTGRPERFIPMLNAARSPTFYEFDSADLLTLYREMDDRDEEPVIIYHSHTATEAYPSRTDLSYANEPGAHYVLVSTADTDGAGPFQFRSFRIVDGTVTEEDVKVVDAY from the coding sequence ATGCTGACGCTGACGAAGGCCCTCTTCGACCAGATCGTGGCGCACTCCCGCGCCGACCACCCCGACGAGGCGTGCGGCGTCGTCGCGGGCCCCGCGGGCACCGGACGCCCCGAGCGTTTCATCCCCATGCTGAACGCGGCCCGCTCGCCCACGTTCTACGAATTCGACTCGGCCGACCTCCTCACGCTCTACCGCGAGATGGACGACCGGGACGAAGAGCCCGTGATCATCTACCACTCCCACACGGCCACCGAGGCATACCCCTCCCGTACCGACCTCTCGTACGCCAATGAGCCGGGCGCCCACTACGTCCTCGTCTCCACGGCGGACACCGACGGCGCCGGGCCCTTCCAGTTCCGTTCCTTCCGGATCGTGGACGGCACCGTCACCGAGGAGGACGTCAAGGTCGTGGACGCCTACTGA
- a CDS encoding ABC transporter substrate-binding protein, with amino-acid sequence MSRRRSAATAAALTTALLLTLTACGSDSSDSGGKGGTEAARPGGPFPYTVDNCGVKTTYKAAPQRVVTMNQHVTEIMLELGLEKSVVGTAYLDDAVLPRYRQAYEAIPVIAKEYPSREKLLAANPDFVYGGYATAFDAKDGRTRDALKDSGIDSRLNVEYCTEKRTTMDDLYQEIEEVGGTFGVPERAERWITKARATVAGTEQRRDGKPPVPVFVYDAGDKTATTVGGKGIGHELITRAGGRNLFADIDKSFGEATWEEVVARKPEVVLILDYGSVSVAQKKERLLRDPALRDVPAIKNKRFAVLPLSDAVLGVRAPDAIAKLSAQFDR; translated from the coding sequence ATGTCCAGGCGCCGTTCCGCTGCCACCGCAGCCGCCCTGACCACCGCCCTGCTGCTCACGCTCACCGCCTGCGGCTCCGACAGCTCCGACAGCGGCGGGAAGGGAGGGACCGAGGCCGCCCGCCCCGGCGGTCCCTTCCCGTACACCGTCGACAACTGCGGGGTGAAGACCACCTACAAGGCCGCCCCGCAGCGGGTCGTCACCATGAACCAGCACGTCACCGAGATCATGCTGGAACTGGGGCTGGAGAAGTCCGTCGTCGGCACCGCCTACCTCGACGACGCGGTCCTGCCCCGCTACCGCCAGGCGTACGAGGCCATCCCCGTCATCGCCAAGGAGTACCCCTCCCGCGAGAAACTGCTGGCCGCCAACCCCGACTTCGTCTACGGCGGATACGCCACCGCCTTCGACGCCAAGGACGGCCGCACCCGCGACGCCCTGAAGGACTCCGGCATCGACAGCAGGCTCAATGTGGAGTACTGCACCGAGAAGCGCACCACCATGGACGATCTCTACCAGGAGATCGAGGAGGTCGGGGGCACCTTCGGCGTCCCCGAGCGCGCCGAGCGGTGGATCACGAAGGCCCGGGCCACGGTCGCCGGGACCGAGCAGCGGCGCGACGGGAAGCCGCCCGTCCCCGTCTTCGTCTACGACGCCGGGGACAAGACCGCCACCACCGTGGGCGGCAAGGGCATCGGCCATGAGCTGATCACCCGCGCGGGCGGACGCAACCTCTTCGCCGACATCGACAAGTCGTTCGGCGAGGCCACCTGGGAGGAGGTCGTGGCCCGCAAGCCGGAGGTCGTCCTCATCCTCGACTACGGCTCCGTCAGCGTCGCCCAGAAGAAGGAGCGGCTGCTCAGGGACCCGGCCCTGCGCGACGTTCCCGCGATCAAGAACAAGCGCTTCGCGGTGCTGCCGCTGTCGGACGCGGTCCTCGGGGTACGGGCGCCCGACGCCATCGCCAAGCTGTCCGCCCAGTTCGACCGGTGA